A genomic stretch from Edaphobacter aggregans includes:
- the argH gene encoding argininosuccinate lyase produces MPNLPIKGKSVFPAPIYRDTVLVQVFADAKRYFLEPLLEIEYAHTLMLARQGIMPEAEAALCLRALDQLDIDEVRSAQYDGTFEDLFFYLEKKIAAVCGEEVAGKMHTARSRNDIDLTMYRMVLREWLTQTLVATLHLRRRLVELAWEHRASLMPAYTHNQPAQPTTLGHYLMAYIEILERDAERIQAAYARVNRNPLGACAITTTGFPIDRHYTERLLGFAGLQVNSYGAIAAVDYLAESCFVLAGTMLSLGRFAQDLLLWSTVEFGYLRLSDAYVQISSIMPQKRNPVPLEHVRILASRALMQAQSVVGCLHNTPFADMNDAEDELQPLVYTAFEDGERSLRLLAGVLDEVKFHTERMAVAADENFLPVTELADTLVRSTGISFHAAHAVVSAAVKELEGNYDAEAIAEIIVRELPSIVEGTRMISRETIRTSLSAQNFVAVRQVAGGPASEALDPEILRAREQLLIDERWLFDEENHRRNARTMMREESDALLRRVDGR; encoded by the coding sequence ATGCCAAATTTACCGATTAAGGGCAAATCGGTGTTTCCAGCACCGATCTACCGCGACACCGTCTTAGTTCAGGTCTTTGCGGATGCCAAACGATATTTTCTAGAGCCGCTGCTGGAGATCGAGTATGCGCATACGCTGATGCTGGCGCGACAGGGCATCATGCCTGAAGCTGAAGCGGCCCTGTGCCTTCGCGCGCTGGACCAGCTTGATATCGATGAGGTTCGTTCGGCGCAGTACGACGGGACATTTGAGGATCTGTTCTTCTACCTGGAGAAGAAGATTGCCGCAGTGTGCGGCGAAGAGGTTGCCGGCAAGATGCATACGGCTCGCAGCCGCAATGATATTGATCTGACGATGTATCGCATGGTTCTGCGCGAGTGGTTGACACAGACACTGGTGGCGACGTTGCATCTTCGCCGCAGGCTTGTGGAGTTGGCATGGGAGCATCGTGCTTCGCTGATGCCGGCATATACGCATAATCAGCCTGCGCAACCGACTACGCTGGGCCACTACCTGATGGCGTATATCGAGATTCTGGAGCGCGATGCTGAACGGATTCAAGCCGCTTATGCTCGGGTGAATCGCAATCCGCTGGGAGCCTGCGCGATTACGACGACCGGATTTCCTATAGATCGGCACTACACAGAGAGGCTGCTGGGTTTTGCGGGACTGCAGGTCAATTCGTATGGGGCGATTGCAGCGGTGGATTATCTCGCCGAGAGCTGTTTCGTATTGGCTGGCACGATGCTTAGCCTGGGGCGGTTTGCGCAGGATCTTCTGTTGTGGAGCACTGTAGAGTTCGGCTACTTGCGGCTTAGTGATGCTTATGTACAGATCAGTAGCATCATGCCGCAGAAACGCAACCCGGTGCCTCTGGAGCATGTGCGGATTCTTGCCAGCCGCGCTTTGATGCAGGCACAGAGTGTTGTTGGATGTTTGCATAACACTCCGTTTGCCGATATGAATGATGCCGAAGACGAGTTGCAGCCGCTGGTGTATACGGCATTTGAAGATGGCGAGCGAAGTCTTCGATTGCTAGCTGGGGTTTTGGATGAAGTGAAGTTCCATACTGAGCGCATGGCTGTGGCCGCAGATGAGAACTTTCTTCCGGTTACTGAGTTGGCCGATACGCTGGTGCGGTCGACGGGCATCAGCTTCCATGCGGCGCATGCAGTTGTGAGCGCCGCAGTGAAGGAGCTTGAGGGCAACTATGACGCGGAGGCGATAGCGGAGATTATTGTGCGTGAGCTTCCGTCGATTGTTGAAGGGACTCGGATGATTTCTCGTGAGACGATCAGGACTTCGCTGAGTGCGCAGAACTTTGTTGCGGTTCGGCAGGTTGCGGGTGGACCGGCGAGTGAGGCGCTAGATCCGGAGATTCTGCGGGCCAGGGAGCAACTCCTGATTGATGAACGGTGGCTGTTTGATGAGGAGAATCATCGCAGGAATGCGCGAACGATGATGAGAGAAGAGAGCGATGCTCTGCTGCGGCGGGTCGATGGACGTTAG
- a CDS encoding TonB-dependent receptor produces MSILRIAQTALFGAALAAGLVVSSASLPAWAQSQSINGTIRGLVSDSTGAPIAGATVTVKNLDTGYTRIVTSAGDGLYIAPDLPVGTYSVSAQAAGFALLTQTGIHLAAGNETVIDQVLKAGSVATVVEVTSDAPILEPARFTLGRTISPEETQNLPLTSRNPYNFILFQPGVSGHPNPENGIPRTVNTNGLVDRISYQLDGMVDTETDRYGLRLFAISDSYVSEVQTIANSAPAEFGNTAGVTFNVITPTGTNHYHGLVQYIWRPKAASSCPILQNCVAGTTGYAPKPDLHVDDYVGRIGGPVKRDKLFFFAAYEKLKRANPQAITITPANQATLIGYGINAALFNPAPSVQRAQWLDVRGDWTINTKNQAFVRYNYFRNNYPFNTNVGGLYAQDASSDFQDRAHIIGAQLITTFTPNILNEFRGSWPYRNEHHVAGPITGPGPMITITGVANFGGTNAAADKFQEKIPSFNDNVTWIKGAHTMKFGVGLQKNLDTQLQDVYVQYTFASIAQWQSAKNGTTPHVYSNVKASIGQPGAAYHSVFFNLFAQDTWQVKKNLLLSYGLRYDQYRAPTPPAGEPFVYTQGFRTPLGNFAPRFGVSYQPNPTTVVRLNAGLFYEATPTNTWYNPLYNNGAAGSGSFIATVTGASSEAAATSCQPAFPNTPQQVPASCLGTQSIYALTPRFKNEYVWNVNAQVQQQLTKSDSLTLGYIMTNGRNMQFLRNMNLINPVGTLLDGRPVFQTAVNANTRLFPQFNNITLIDVGSNSSYNALTATYEHRMSLDWTMSASYTWSHSITNTPEANSYEFSTPVQDTTNPNGDRGNSGVNRPQSLTVSTVYAPTAHFENRIANVLANDNNLALLGNFSSGDQQIMTVSAALNNDAIATSRPLFIGRNTLRAPNIAQVDARYTRGFGTYWERVKPQLLIEANNLFNRSNVTSINGTAQVVPLNYVGPSNGNPATFNRLAGTITSQPTLAPTSSVLEARILQFGLKVEF; encoded by the coding sequence ATGTCGATTCTTCGCATTGCCCAAACAGCTCTCTTCGGCGCCGCTCTTGCAGCGGGGCTTGTAGTTTCCAGCGCGAGTTTGCCCGCGTGGGCGCAGTCGCAGTCGATCAACGGCACGATTCGCGGACTGGTCTCGGACTCCACCGGGGCGCCGATTGCAGGGGCGACGGTGACAGTGAAGAATCTGGATACCGGATATACGCGTATCGTAACCTCTGCAGGGGATGGTCTTTACATCGCTCCCGATCTGCCGGTCGGAACATATTCGGTGAGTGCGCAGGCGGCTGGCTTTGCTCTGCTTACACAGACTGGTATCCACCTTGCTGCAGGAAACGAAACCGTTATCGACCAGGTGCTCAAGGCGGGATCCGTGGCCACCGTGGTTGAGGTGACCTCCGATGCGCCGATTCTCGAACCAGCGCGGTTCACGCTGGGCCGCACGATTTCGCCGGAAGAGACGCAGAACCTTCCGCTGACGTCGCGCAATCCGTATAACTTCATCCTGTTTCAGCCGGGGGTGAGCGGCCATCCTAATCCGGAGAATGGGATTCCGCGCACGGTGAATACGAACGGCCTGGTGGACCGCATCAGCTATCAACTGGACGGCATGGTGGATACGGAGACGGATCGTTATGGTCTGCGTTTGTTCGCTATTTCCGACTCGTATGTAAGCGAAGTGCAGACGATTGCCAATAGCGCTCCTGCAGAGTTTGGCAATACTGCTGGTGTTACGTTCAACGTGATTACACCGACAGGGACCAATCACTATCACGGACTGGTGCAGTACATCTGGCGGCCAAAGGCGGCGAGCTCCTGCCCGATTCTGCAAAACTGCGTTGCAGGTACGACTGGCTATGCTCCTAAGCCCGATTTGCATGTGGATGACTATGTGGGGCGCATCGGTGGACCGGTAAAGAGGGACAAACTATTTTTCTTCGCTGCCTACGAAAAGTTGAAGCGCGCCAATCCTCAGGCGATCACGATTACGCCAGCTAATCAAGCTACGTTGATCGGCTACGGGATCAATGCAGCTCTCTTCAATCCTGCGCCAAGCGTGCAGCGGGCGCAGTGGCTGGATGTACGTGGTGACTGGACCATCAACACGAAGAACCAGGCCTTTGTGCGGTACAACTATTTCCGCAATAACTATCCGTTCAACACAAACGTCGGCGGTTTGTATGCTCAGGACGCGTCATCGGACTTTCAGGATCGGGCTCATATCATCGGAGCACAACTGATTACGACCTTCACTCCGAACATTCTGAACGAGTTTCGCGGCTCGTGGCCCTACCGCAATGAACACCATGTTGCGGGCCCAATTACGGGACCTGGGCCAATGATCACGATCACCGGAGTCGCCAACTTCGGCGGCACAAATGCAGCTGCTGACAAGTTCCAGGAGAAGATTCCGTCGTTCAACGACAACGTGACCTGGATCAAAGGTGCGCACACGATGAAGTTCGGTGTCGGCCTTCAGAAGAACCTGGACACACAACTGCAAGATGTTTATGTGCAGTACACGTTTGCCTCCATTGCACAGTGGCAGAGTGCGAAGAACGGTACGACACCGCACGTTTACAGCAATGTGAAGGCGAGCATCGGACAACCTGGCGCGGCTTACCATTCGGTCTTCTTCAATCTGTTTGCGCAGGATACGTGGCAGGTGAAGAAGAACTTACTGCTCTCCTATGGCCTTCGCTATGACCAGTACCGCGCCCCTACACCCCCAGCGGGCGAGCCCTTTGTCTACACGCAGGGTTTCCGCACTCCGCTTGGGAATTTTGCGCCGCGGTTCGGTGTTTCGTATCAGCCGAATCCGACGACAGTTGTTCGTTTGAATGCTGGGCTCTTCTATGAAGCGACACCGACAAACACGTGGTACAACCCGCTGTACAACAATGGCGCGGCGGGAAGTGGTTCTTTCATCGCGACCGTGACGGGTGCCTCGTCGGAGGCGGCTGCGACAAGCTGCCAGCCAGCCTTCCCGAACACTCCTCAACAGGTTCCGGCAAGCTGCCTTGGAACACAGAGCATCTACGCCCTGACTCCGAGGTTCAAGAACGAGTATGTATGGAACGTCAATGCACAGGTGCAGCAGCAGCTCACGAAGAGTGACTCGCTGACTCTTGGATACATCATGACCAATGGGCGCAATATGCAGTTCCTGCGGAATATGAACCTCATTAATCCGGTTGGCACTCTGCTTGACGGACGTCCTGTTTTTCAGACAGCAGTGAATGCGAACACGCGTCTGTTTCCGCAGTTCAACAACATTACGCTGATCGACGTTGGCTCGAACTCTTCGTACAACGCGCTGACAGCGACCTATGAGCATCGGATGTCGCTGGATTGGACGATGAGCGCGTCTTACACGTGGTCGCACTCGATCACTAACACGCCGGAGGCCAATTCGTATGAGTTCTCGACGCCGGTGCAGGACACGACCAATCCTAACGGGGACCGCGGCAATAGCGGTGTCAACCGTCCGCAATCGCTGACGGTGAGCACGGTGTATGCGCCGACGGCACACTTCGAGAATCGAATCGCGAACGTGCTTGCCAACGACAATAATCTTGCGCTGCTAGGCAATTTCTCGAGCGGCGATCAACAGATCATGACTGTCAGTGCGGCGCTCAACAACGATGCGATCGCCACGAGTCGGCCACTGTTCATTGGACGAAACACCTTGCGCGCCCCGAACATCGCTCAAGTAGATGCCCGCTACACACGTGGCTTTGGCACCTATTGGGAGCGCGTGAAGCCTCAGTTGCTGATCGAGGCCAACAACCTGTTCAACCGTTCCAACGTGACCTCGATCAATGGAACGGCGCAAGTGGTGCCTCTCAACTACGTTGGGCCATCGAATGGCAATCCGGCCACCTTCAACCGGCTGGCGGGCACGATTACCTCCCAGCCGACGCTGGCGCCGACGAGTTCGGTTCTAGAGGCACGAATTCTTCAGTTCGGTCTGAAGGTCGAGTTTTAG
- a CDS encoding APC family permease — MDVSRLPLTSTSPPKPPELQRGLSTLSALGLNVIGMVGIGPFVTLPLIVAAMGGPQAMLGWVLGAALSLCDGMVWSELGTTYPEAGGSYAYLKHLYGERRWGRVFSFLYAWQLLFSSPLSIASGCIGFSQYVSFFLPNAATPLFSTRFVGVPIVVSGQTLIAMSACALAIAVLYRSIVQIDKIVRWLGVVVVLTLVFVIFAGFTHFHPSMAFDFPAGAFHIDSAFFIGLGAGLLVATYDYGGYYGVCFVGAEVRDPQRTIPRAVLGSVVIVGTLYLLMNVSVLGVLPWRELMQDNGSHARMFVIAEFMERLYGHGAAGVIVVLIAVAALCSVFALLLGQSRIPFAAARDGNFPAWFGAIHPKLRMPHHSLLTLGAMTLICCIFRLQEVITALVVIRILFQFLLQGVAVLLPKHRRERRVRGYRMPLYPIPALLALSGFLFILFSRPNFQREIRTAGVILLAGLMVYLIRYLRLRSAV; from the coding sequence ATGGACGTTAGCCGGCTTCCGTTGACTTCAACTTCTCCGCCTAAGCCGCCAGAGTTGCAGCGCGGGCTTTCGACGCTCTCGGCGCTGGGGTTGAATGTTATCGGCATGGTGGGTATAGGGCCATTTGTCACTCTGCCGCTGATTGTCGCAGCTATGGGTGGACCGCAGGCGATGCTGGGTTGGGTATTGGGGGCGGCCTTGTCGTTGTGCGACGGGATGGTCTGGAGCGAGTTGGGGACAACGTATCCGGAAGCTGGGGGTTCGTATGCTTATCTGAAACATCTTTATGGCGAGCGGAGATGGGGACGAGTGTTCTCCTTTCTTTACGCATGGCAGCTCTTGTTCAGTTCGCCGTTGTCGATTGCTTCGGGTTGCATCGGGTTCTCCCAGTACGTGTCGTTCTTTCTTCCGAATGCGGCCACGCCTTTGTTTTCGACGAGGTTTGTGGGGGTTCCGATTGTCGTTAGCGGACAGACACTGATCGCGATGAGCGCGTGCGCGCTTGCGATAGCGGTGCTGTATCGGAGCATTGTTCAGATCGATAAGATTGTTCGCTGGTTGGGCGTTGTGGTTGTCCTAACGCTTGTGTTTGTTATTTTCGCGGGTTTCACTCACTTTCATCCGAGTATGGCTTTCGATTTCCCAGCGGGGGCCTTTCATATCGATAGCGCGTTTTTCATCGGGCTGGGTGCTGGACTGCTGGTTGCAACCTATGACTACGGTGGTTATTACGGCGTTTGCTTCGTGGGCGCGGAGGTTCGCGATCCGCAGCGGACGATTCCGCGTGCGGTGTTGGGTTCGGTTGTTATTGTCGGCACACTGTACCTGCTGATGAATGTCAGCGTGCTGGGCGTGCTGCCGTGGCGTGAACTGATGCAGGATAACGGCAGCCATGCGCGAATGTTTGTCATCGCTGAGTTCATGGAGCGGTTATATGGGCATGGAGCCGCGGGTGTGATCGTGGTGTTGATCGCGGTGGCGGCGCTTTGTTCGGTGTTCGCTTTGTTGCTTGGGCAGTCGCGGATTCCGTTTGCGGCGGCTCGGGATGGCAACTTTCCTGCGTGGTTTGGTGCGATTCATCCCAAGCTTCGGATGCCGCACCATTCGCTGCTGACGCTGGGGGCGATGACGCTGATCTGTTGCATCTTTCGATTGCAGGAGGTGATTACCGCCCTTGTGGTGATTCGCATCCTGTTCCAGTTTCTGCTGCAGGGAGTGGCGGTCCTGCTACCCAAACATCGACGGGAGCGGAGGGTGCGCGGATACCGCATGCCGCTCTATCCGATTCCTGCGTTGCTGGCGCTGAGCGGGTTTCTGTTCATTCTGTTCTCGCGGCCGAACTTTCAGCGAGAGATACGGACCGCGGGGGTGATTCTGCTGGCTGGATTGATGGTTTACCTGATTCGGTATCTGCGCCTACGGAGTGCGGTGTGA